In Microbacterium pumilum, the following proteins share a genomic window:
- a CDS encoding copper resistance CopC family protein, which translates to MPAQTSSRRSPVRFVIAAFAAVLLSAGGLLVASPAFAHDELVSSDPAAESTLDALPTQLTLTFSADISTEEGANEVQVTDAAGTNLAAGAPTVQDNVLTQPLAGAASGAVTVLWKVVSSDGHPVSGELAFTVAPAPTPTPTETPTATPAPTASPIETITPTPSPSVAPDDDSDVEAALPWIIGGIIVAAVGGAVIYLLVSRARREREKAALRADAARAAGSEPPADR; encoded by the coding sequence ATGCCTGCACAGACTTCCTCTCGTCGTTCCCCCGTCCGTTTCGTGATCGCCGCCTTCGCAGCGGTGCTGTTGTCCGCCGGCGGCCTGCTCGTCGCCTCCCCCGCATTCGCACACGATGAGCTGGTGTCGTCGGATCCGGCTGCGGAGTCGACCCTCGATGCACTGCCCACGCAGTTGACGCTCACGTTCAGCGCAGACATCTCGACCGAGGAGGGTGCGAACGAAGTGCAGGTGACGGATGCCGCCGGCACGAATCTCGCCGCTGGTGCGCCGACCGTGCAGGACAACGTGCTGACACAGCCACTCGCGGGCGCAGCATCCGGTGCCGTCACCGTGCTCTGGAAGGTCGTCTCGAGCGACGGTCATCCGGTCTCGGGCGAACTCGCCTTCACGGTCGCCCCGGCTCCGACGCCCACTCCGACGGAGACGCCCACCGCAACGCCCGCGCCCACCGCCTCACCGATCGAGACGATCACCCCGACGCCCTCGCCATCGGTCGCGCCGGATGATGACAGCGACGTCGAAGCGGCCCTGCCCTGGATCATCGGAGGGATCATCGTCGCCGCCGTGGGTGGCGCCGTCATCTACCTCCTGGTGTCGCGCGCGAGGCGTGAGCGGGAGAAGGCCGCGCTGCGGGCCGATGCGGCACGTGCGGCCGGGAGCGAGCCTCCCGCCGACCGATAG
- a CDS encoding FHA domain-containing protein, protein MEDYRRPEPDEIRRGSSLSGDAGEIDRGTDTTQTFGHDSDLSFVPFGSDLSAAELEAIDALPSGAALLIVRSGPTAGARYLLDTDVTTVGRHPEADIFFDDVTVSRRHAEITRDAANFELVDQRSLNGTYVNGERVDRAALINGSEVRIGKFRLNFFVSPADLAQPADG, encoded by the coding sequence GTGGAGGACTACCGCCGACCCGAGCCGGATGAGATCCGCCGAGGTTCGAGCCTCAGTGGGGACGCCGGCGAAATCGATCGCGGCACCGACACGACGCAGACTTTCGGGCACGATTCCGACCTGTCGTTCGTGCCGTTCGGCAGCGATCTCTCGGCGGCGGAGCTCGAGGCGATCGACGCTCTTCCGAGCGGCGCCGCGCTGCTGATCGTCCGCTCCGGTCCCACTGCGGGCGCCCGCTACCTGCTCGACACCGACGTCACGACCGTCGGACGACATCCCGAGGCCGACATCTTCTTCGATGACGTCACGGTCTCGCGGCGTCACGCCGAGATCACCCGGGATGCGGCGAACTTCGAACTCGTCGACCAGCGATCGCTGAACGGCACGTATGTGAACGGCGAGCGCGTGGATCGAGCGGCGCTCATCAACGGCTCCGAAGTGCGCATCGGCAAGTTCCGGCTGAACTTCTTCGTATCGCCCGCTGACCTGGCTCAGCCCGCGGACGGGTGA
- a CDS encoding MerR family transcriptional regulator codes for MPAASARERPSSAGLLSIGQVLARLSPEFPTLTSSKLRFLEVQGIVTPLRTESGYRKFTPDDLERLRLALTLQRDHYLPLVVIREYLEDVDAGRDPATPTAVPPPSIVPAPRRYRREELLVAAGAAPQLLNDAISTGVLVGSDSYNDQSVALLRALVALDRHGIEPRHVRALRQNAERDVALVESALAPLLRRTDAASLGRAGELATELAKRLEEVRAIFVRSALDRLLS; via the coding sequence ATGCCCGCCGCATCCGCCCGCGAACGTCCATCGTCCGCGGGTCTCCTGAGCATTGGGCAGGTGCTCGCGAGGCTCTCGCCGGAGTTCCCCACCCTGACCTCCAGCAAGCTCCGATTCCTCGAAGTGCAGGGCATCGTGACGCCCCTGCGAACCGAGTCGGGCTATCGCAAATTCACACCCGACGATCTCGAGCGTCTGCGACTCGCGCTCACGCTGCAACGCGATCACTACCTTCCCCTGGTCGTCATCCGCGAGTACCTGGAGGACGTCGATGCCGGCCGCGATCCGGCGACTCCGACCGCCGTGCCGCCGCCGTCGATCGTCCCGGCGCCCCGACGGTATCGCCGCGAAGAGCTGCTCGTGGCCGCGGGTGCCGCGCCGCAGCTGCTCAACGATGCGATCAGCACCGGCGTGCTGGTCGGCTCGGACTCCTACAACGACCAGTCCGTCGCGCTGCTGCGTGCGCTCGTCGCTCTCGACCGGCACGGCATCGAGCCCCGTCACGTGCGAGCGCTGCGCCAGAACGCGGAACGCGACGTCGCCCTCGTCGAGTCTGCGCTGGCGCCACTCTTGCGGCGGACGGACGCAGCTTCGCTCGGTCGAGCCGGGGAACTCGCCACCGAGCTCGCCAAACGTCTCGAGGAGGTGCGCGCGATCTTCGTGCGCTCCGCGCTCGACCGGCTGCTCTCCTGA
- a CDS encoding MerR family transcriptional regulator, which translates to MTGRDSGDDQPFVADLLFTDGLPQMDDEVGYRGAVAARAAGITYRQLDYWARTELVEPTVRGATGSGSQRLYGFRDILVLKLVKRLLDTGISLQQIRTAVEQLRSSGIRDLAGTTLMSDGASVYLCTSNDEVIDLVSRGQGVFGIAVGKVLSEVESTLVDFDPQAPDTTDELSARRAARTA; encoded by the coding sequence ATGACCGGTCGCGATTCAGGCGACGATCAGCCATTCGTGGCCGATCTCCTCTTCACCGACGGACTTCCGCAGATGGATGACGAAGTCGGCTATCGCGGCGCCGTTGCAGCGCGTGCCGCCGGCATCACCTACCGCCAGCTCGACTACTGGGCGCGAACCGAGCTGGTCGAGCCTACTGTGCGCGGGGCGACCGGCTCCGGTTCGCAGCGGCTCTACGGCTTCCGCGACATCCTGGTGCTCAAGCTTGTGAAGCGACTGCTCGACACCGGCATCTCGCTGCAGCAGATCCGCACCGCCGTCGAGCAGCTGAGGTCATCCGGCATCCGCGATCTTGCCGGCACGACGCTCATGAGCGATGGCGCGTCCGTTTACCTCTGCACCTCGAACGACGAGGTCATCGACCTCGTGAGCCGGGGCCAGGGTGTGTTCGGCATCGCCGTCGGCAAGGTGCTGAGCGAGGTGGAATCGACGCTCGTCGACTTCGACCCGCAGGCCCCCGACACGACGGACGAATTGTCGGCGCGTCGCGCCGCGCGGACGGCCTGA
- a CDS encoding ParA family protein has translation MHVLSVSSLKGGVGKTTVTLGLASAAFARGVRTLVVDLDPQSDVSTGMDIQVAGRLNVSDVLGNPKEKIVRQAITSSGWAKVHPGTIDVMIGSPSAINFDGPHPSVRDVWKLEEALATIEADYDLVLIDCAPSLNALTRTAWAASDRVIVVTEPGLFSVAAADRALRAIEEIRRGLSPRLQPLGIVVNRVRPQSIEHQFRIKELRDMFGPLVLAPQLPERTSLQQAQGAAKPLHIWPGDSAQELAADFDALLDRVMRTGRIPVAGEARA, from the coding sequence GTGCACGTACTCTCCGTCAGCTCGCTCAAGGGCGGGGTCGGTAAAACAACCGTGACGCTGGGACTCGCCTCTGCCGCATTTGCGCGGGGAGTTCGCACGCTCGTGGTCGACCTCGATCCTCAGTCCGACGTCTCTACGGGCATGGACATCCAGGTTGCCGGCCGGCTCAACGTCTCGGATGTGCTCGGCAATCCGAAGGAGAAGATCGTCCGGCAGGCGATCACGTCCAGCGGCTGGGCGAAGGTCCACCCGGGAACGATCGACGTCATGATCGGCAGTCCATCGGCGATCAACTTCGACGGCCCGCACCCCAGTGTCCGCGACGTCTGGAAGCTCGAGGAGGCACTGGCCACGATCGAGGCCGACTACGACCTCGTGCTGATCGACTGCGCTCCGTCTCTCAACGCGCTCACCCGCACGGCATGGGCCGCGTCTGATCGCGTCATCGTCGTGACCGAGCCCGGTCTGTTCTCGGTGGCGGCTGCCGATCGCGCCCTGCGCGCGATCGAAGAGATCCGCCGAGGACTTTCGCCGCGACTTCAGCCCCTCGGCATCGTCGTCAACCGCGTCCGCCCGCAGTCGATCGAACACCAGTTCCGCATCAAAGAGCTGCGCGACATGTTCGGCCCGCTCGTACTCGCACCCCAGCTGCCCGAGCGCACGTCGCTCCAGCAGGCACAGGGTGCGGCGAAGCCGCTGCACATCTGGCCGGGCGACTCGGCTCAGGAGCTCGCGGCCGACTTCGACGCGCTGCTCGACCGAGTGATGCGCACCGGACGCATCCCCGTCGCCGGCGAAGCCCGGGCATAG
- a CDS encoding pyruvate carboxylase encodes MFRKILVANRGEIAIRAFRAAYELGARTVAVYPHEDRNSLHRLKADEAYLIGEKGHPVRAYLDVSEIIRVARESGADAIYPGYGFLSENPDLAEQAAANGIAFIGPPASVLEMAGNKVTAKHHAIAAGVPVLRSTEASDDLDALVAQADDIGFPIFAKAVAGGGGRGMRRVETREELAPALAEAMREAASAFGDARMFLEQAVQRPRHVEVQILADKTGTTVHLFERDCSVQRRHQKVIEIAPAPNLDPDVRDALHRHAVAFAESIGYENAGTVEFLLETAGPRTGEIVFIEMNPRIQVEHTVTEEVTDVDLVQSQMRIAAGQNLADLGLLQHQIQLRGAALQCRITTEDPTQGFRPDTGKITTYRSPGGAGIRLDGGTTAAGSQISPHFDSMLAKLTCRGRDFGAAVVRARRALAEFRIRGVSTNIPFLQAVLDDPDFVAGNVSTSFIDERPQLLRGRESKDRGTKMLNWLVDTTVNQPNGENPVTVDPRLKLPRLDLTVPAPAGSRQRLLELGPAGFARALREQTALGVTETTFRDAHQSLLATRVRTKDLAIVAPYVARMTPQLLSVEAWGGATYDVALRFLGEDPWERLDTLRGALPNIAIQMLLRGRNTVGYTPYPTEVTDAFVREAATSGIDIFRIFDALNDVNQMRPAIDSVLATGTAVAEVAVCYTGDLLNPAEDLYTLDYYLRLAEQIVDAGAHILAIKDMAGLLRPSAASRLVTALRERFDVPVHVHTHDTAGGQLATLLAASMAGADAVDAAAAPMSGTTSQPSLSALVASLSHTERDTGIDLDAVSDLEPYWEAVRHLYRPFESGLPGPTGRVYHHEIPGGQLSNLRQQAIALGLAEDFELIEDMYAAANNILGRVPKVTPSSKVVGDLALHLAAVKADPADFAENPQNYDIPDSVVGFMAGELGDLPGGWPEPFRTKVLQGREVNIAVTPLTAAESTALEGDAAARRDMLNRLLFPAPTRAFHQVREVFGDLSVLDTVDYLYGLAPGSEHVVEIERGVQLFVGLEAIGAADEKGMRTVMTTLNGQLRPVFVRDRSVQVDIRQAEKADTSIPGQIAAPFSGVVTLKVGVGDTVAAGQPVASIEAMKMEAAITAPIEGVVDRLAISETQQVDAGDLLVVVRPAR; translated from the coding sequence ATGTTCCGAAAGATCCTGGTCGCGAACCGGGGTGAAATCGCCATCCGAGCGTTTCGCGCCGCATACGAGCTGGGCGCTCGCACCGTCGCGGTCTACCCGCACGAGGACCGCAATTCGCTGCATCGGCTGAAGGCCGACGAGGCGTACCTGATCGGCGAGAAGGGGCATCCCGTCCGGGCCTACCTCGACGTTTCGGAGATCATCCGCGTGGCCCGCGAATCCGGTGCGGACGCGATCTACCCCGGCTACGGGTTCCTCTCGGAGAACCCCGACCTCGCCGAGCAGGCGGCCGCGAACGGCATCGCGTTCATCGGACCGCCCGCGAGCGTGCTCGAGATGGCGGGCAACAAGGTGACCGCGAAGCACCACGCGATCGCGGCCGGAGTGCCCGTGCTGCGCTCGACGGAGGCGTCCGACGATCTCGACGCGCTCGTCGCGCAAGCCGACGACATCGGCTTCCCCATCTTCGCCAAGGCCGTCGCAGGTGGCGGCGGTCGCGGCATGCGGCGTGTCGAGACGCGCGAAGAGCTCGCGCCCGCACTCGCCGAGGCCATGCGAGAGGCCGCCAGCGCGTTCGGCGACGCCCGGATGTTCCTCGAGCAGGCGGTGCAGCGGCCGCGTCACGTCGAGGTGCAGATCCTCGCCGACAAGACCGGCACGACAGTGCACCTCTTCGAGCGCGACTGCTCGGTGCAGCGCCGCCACCAGAAGGTGATCGAGATCGCCCCCGCGCCGAACCTCGACCCCGACGTGCGCGATGCGCTGCACCGTCACGCCGTCGCCTTCGCGGAGTCGATCGGGTACGAGAACGCCGGCACGGTCGAGTTCCTGCTCGAGACCGCCGGACCTCGCACCGGCGAGATCGTGTTCATCGAAATGAACCCGCGCATCCAGGTCGAGCACACCGTCACCGAGGAGGTGACGGATGTCGATCTCGTGCAGTCGCAGATGCGCATCGCGGCGGGTCAGAACCTCGCCGACCTCGGCCTGCTGCAGCACCAGATCCAGCTGCGCGGGGCCGCGCTGCAGTGCCGCATCACGACGGAGGACCCGACCCAGGGCTTCCGGCCCGACACGGGCAAGATCACCACGTACCGCTCGCCGGGTGGTGCCGGGATCCGACTCGACGGCGGCACGACAGCCGCCGGGTCGCAGATCAGTCCGCATTTCGACTCGATGCTGGCCAAGCTGACCTGCCGCGGCCGCGACTTCGGCGCCGCGGTCGTCCGGGCGCGGCGCGCGCTGGCCGAGTTCCGCATTCGCGGCGTGTCGACCAACATCCCGTTCCTGCAGGCGGTGCTCGATGATCCGGATTTCGTCGCGGGCAATGTCAGCACGTCGTTCATCGATGAGCGTCCGCAGCTGCTGCGCGGCCGCGAGTCGAAGGACCGCGGCACGAAGATGCTCAACTGGCTCGTCGATACCACCGTGAACCAGCCGAACGGCGAGAACCCGGTCACCGTCGATCCCCGGCTGAAGCTGCCGCGACTCGACCTGACCGTGCCCGCGCCGGCAGGGTCCCGGCAGCGGCTGCTCGAGCTCGGACCCGCGGGATTCGCGCGGGCGCTGCGTGAGCAGACCGCCCTCGGCGTCACCGAGACGACCTTCCGCGACGCACATCAGTCGCTGCTGGCGACCCGCGTGCGGACAAAAGACCTCGCCATCGTCGCACCCTACGTCGCTCGCATGACCCCGCAGCTCCTCTCGGTCGAGGCCTGGGGCGGTGCGACCTACGACGTCGCCCTGCGGTTCCTCGGCGAGGACCCGTGGGAGCGCCTGGACACCCTCCGCGGCGCCCTTCCCAACATCGCGATCCAGATGCTGCTGCGCGGCCGCAACACGGTCGGCTACACGCCATACCCGACCGAGGTCACCGACGCGTTCGTCCGCGAGGCGGCGACGAGCGGCATCGACATCTTCCGCATCTTCGACGCGCTCAACGACGTCAACCAGATGCGCCCGGCGATCGACTCCGTCCTCGCGACGGGAACCGCCGTCGCCGAGGTGGCCGTCTGCTACACCGGCGACCTGCTCAACCCGGCCGAGGATCTCTACACCCTCGACTACTACCTGCGACTGGCCGAGCAGATCGTCGACGCGGGGGCCCACATCCTCGCGATCAAGGACATGGCGGGCCTCCTGCGGCCGAGTGCGGCATCCCGCCTCGTCACGGCGCTTCGCGAGCGTTTCGATGTGCCGGTCCACGTGCACACGCACGACACCGCCGGGGGTCAGCTCGCCACCCTGCTCGCCGCGAGCATGGCGGGGGCGGATGCCGTCGACGCGGCCGCCGCGCCCATGTCGGGCACGACGAGCCAGCCCTCGCTCTCGGCGCTCGTCGCCTCGCTGTCCCACACCGAGCGCGACACCGGGATCGATCTCGACGCCGTGTCGGACCTGGAGCCGTACTGGGAGGCCGTGCGCCACCTGTATCGACCCTTCGAGTCGGGTCTGCCCGGCCCCACCGGTCGCGTGTACCACCACGAGATCCCGGGTGGGCAGCTGTCGAACCTGCGGCAGCAGGCCATCGCCCTGGGTCTGGCAGAGGACTTCGAGCTGATCGAGGACATGTACGCCGCCGCGAACAACATCCTCGGCCGCGTGCCCAAGGTCACACCCTCGTCGAAGGTGGTGGGCGATCTCGCGCTGCACCTCGCGGCAGTCAAGGCCGATCCGGCCGATTTCGCCGAGAACCCGCAGAACTACGACATCCCCGACTCGGTCGTCGGCTTCATGGCGGGTGAACTGGGTGATCTGCCCGGCGGCTGGCCCGAGCCGTTCCGCACCAAGGTGCTGCAGGGGCGTGAGGTGAACATCGCCGTCACGCCGCTCACGGCTGCCGAGTCGACGGCTCTGGAGGGGGATGCCGCGGCTCGCCGCGACATGCTCAACCGGCTTCTCTTCCCCGCCCCCACACGCGCGTTCCACCAGGTGCGCGAGGTGTTCGGCGATCTCAGTGTGCTCGACACGGTGGACTACCTCTACGGCCTCGCTCCCGGATCCGAGCACGTCGTCGAGATCGAACGAGGCGTTCAGCTGTTCGTCGGCCTCGAGGCGATCGGCGCCGCGGACGAAAAGGGCATGCGCACGGTCATGACGACGCTGAACGGTCAGCTGCGACCCGTCTTCGTGCGTGACCGCAGCGTCCAGGTGGATATCCGTCAGGCGGAGAAGGCCGACACCTCCATTCCGGGTCAGATCGCCGCCCCGTTCTCGGGAGTCGTGACGCTCAAGGTCGGCGTCGGCGACACTGTCGCGGCCGGTCAGCCAGTCGCCTCGATCGAGGCGATGAAGATGGAAGCCGCCATCACGGCACCCATCGAAGGTGTGGTCGATCGGCTCGCGATCAGCGAGACGCAGCAGGTGGATGCGGGTGACCTGTTGGTCGTCGTCCGTCCCGCCCGTTAG
- a CDS encoding MinD/ParA family protein, with the protein MTPDRPDHTDDDAAHGVLSDSGSIETSGLGILGGATEGFSVSLPAASDDDLTDDDDVIGDEMPLQIDTDLATETAEGEIIDVSPLAYDESDGRGDAVAGHDVEDAEVIDDPAAKNIDGGSAAPSPSADAASGYDALIAGAVAAAVAEPETVTGSTPATRREAYHPDSLDRVQSVERVTPHTEVTLTSKRLGEFDGNRESADLLTADRLLDPHQVVRPEPEGAWQHFVYSISGHRINLGDGKRARASKELDRRIAAPLTGGARFVPVLSRKGGVGKTTVTTLLGMALADARDDRVIAVDANPDRGTLAERIARSSGKTVRDLVRARGEVVGYNDLSSIVARDETRLDVLASDADPRVSEAFSDRDYLDVASLAAHYYSIVLTDTGTGIVHSVMGATLDLADQLVVVSGLSVDEARLASETLTWLETNGYAEQVRSAVVVLNSARPGTPLVRPQELEGHFRTRVRNVVRIPYDPHIAAGSAIAFRDLQPATRLAARELAASVVEGLRSLARAA; encoded by the coding sequence GTGACGCCCGATCGCCCAGACCACACCGACGACGACGCAGCCCACGGCGTGCTCTCCGACAGCGGCAGCATCGAGACCAGCGGTCTCGGCATCCTCGGCGGCGCGACCGAGGGGTTCAGTGTGAGCCTGCCCGCCGCGTCGGACGATGATCTGACAGACGATGACGACGTCATCGGCGACGAGATGCCCCTCCAGATCGACACCGACCTGGCCACCGAGACGGCCGAGGGTGAGATCATCGATGTGAGTCCACTCGCGTACGACGAGTCGGACGGTCGGGGCGACGCCGTGGCGGGGCACGATGTGGAGGATGCTGAAGTGATCGACGATCCAGCGGCCAAGAACATCGATGGCGGATCCGCGGCACCGTCGCCTTCCGCCGACGCTGCATCGGGGTACGACGCGTTGATTGCGGGTGCCGTTGCGGCCGCGGTTGCCGAGCCGGAAACCGTCACCGGGTCCACGCCCGCCACCCGCCGCGAGGCCTACCACCCCGACAGTCTCGACCGCGTGCAGTCGGTGGAGCGCGTCACCCCGCACACCGAGGTGACGCTCACCTCGAAGCGTCTGGGTGAGTTCGACGGCAACCGCGAGTCGGCTGACCTGCTCACGGCCGACCGGCTGCTCGATCCTCACCAGGTCGTGCGTCCAGAGCCCGAGGGCGCCTGGCAGCACTTCGTCTACTCGATCTCCGGCCACCGCATCAATCTGGGTGACGGCAAGCGCGCCCGCGCGAGCAAGGAGCTCGATCGCCGCATCGCCGCGCCCCTGACCGGCGGAGCCCGATTCGTGCCGGTGCTCTCGCGCAAGGGCGGTGTGGGCAAGACGACCGTGACCACACTGCTGGGCATGGCCCTGGCAGATGCCCGCGACGACCGTGTCATCGCCGTCGATGCGAATCCCGACAGGGGCACGCTCGCCGAGCGCATCGCACGCAGCAGCGGCAAGACGGTACGCGACCTCGTCCGCGCTCGCGGGGAGGTCGTCGGATACAACGACCTGTCCTCCATCGTCGCTCGTGACGAGACGCGCCTCGACGTGCTCGCATCGGATGCCGACCCGCGCGTGTCGGAGGCCTTCAGCGACCGCGACTATCTCGATGTCGCCTCGCTCGCCGCTCACTACTACTCGATCGTCCTCACCGACACCGGAACCGGCATCGTGCACTCGGTCATGGGCGCGACCCTCGATCTCGCCGATCAGCTGGTCGTCGTCTCGGGGCTCAGCGTCGACGAGGCACGCCTGGCGTCCGAGACGCTCACCTGGCTCGAGACGAACGGCTATGCCGAACAGGTGCGCTCGGCGGTCGTGGTGCTCAACTCCGCCCGTCCCGGCACACCGCTCGTACGGCCCCAAGAGCTCGAGGGCCACTTCCGCACGCGGGTGCGCAACGTCGTGCGCATTCCCTATGACCCGCACATCGCGGCCGGGAGTGCCATCGCGTTCCGCGACCTGCAGCCCGCCACCCGTCTCGCGGCGCGTGAACTGGCAGCCTCGGTCGTCGAGGGCCTGCGCTCGCTCGCCCGCGCTGCCTAG
- the def gene encoding peptide deformylase: MTVRPIRVFGDPVLKSVSAPIDQIDDGVRALVRDLIETVELPGRAGVAAPQIGVGLRAFSYNIDGEIGYVINPVLVEVSGEPEPVGEGCLSVPGLWHDALRHPWAKVVGIDLDGNDVVLEGEGLLAQALQHETDHLDGTLFLDRLTPESRRVAMREIRESDWF; this comes from the coding sequence ATGACCGTTCGTCCCATCCGTGTCTTCGGCGACCCCGTGCTGAAGTCCGTCAGTGCGCCGATCGATCAGATCGACGACGGCGTACGCGCACTCGTGCGCGATCTCATCGAGACCGTCGAGCTGCCAGGTCGCGCCGGGGTTGCGGCACCCCAGATCGGTGTCGGGCTGCGCGCCTTCAGCTACAACATCGACGGTGAGATCGGCTATGTGATCAATCCGGTCCTCGTCGAGGTGTCGGGTGAGCCGGAACCGGTCGGCGAGGGCTGCCTTTCGGTGCCGGGCCTCTGGCACGACGCGCTCCGCCATCCGTGGGCGAAGGTCGTCGGCATCGACCTCGACGGCAACGACGTCGTGCTCGAGGGGGAGGGGCTGCTGGCGCAGGCGCTGCAGCACGAGACCGACCACCTCGACGGCACCCTGTTCCTCGACCGTCTCACGCCCGAGAGTCGTCGCGTCGCGATGCGCGAGATCCGCGAGTCGGACTGGTTCTGA
- a CDS encoding long-chain fatty acid--CoA ligase, with the protein MVQFEVPAIVPADPQANVTDLLVERVKATPGLALFAVPEGDGWRDITAADFHAQVVALAKGFAAAGLEPGDKVGFIARTTYEWTLVDFALFFAGAVMVPIYETSSPAQVAWNLADSGAVACIVESAEHSARLDEVRSDLPLIRSVWAMHNGDLDTLSAQGAGVTDAEIERRRNIANGADIATLIYTSGSTGRPKGCVLTHSNFVELTRNSGKALSEVVEVPGASTLLFITTAHIFARFISILNVVGGVKTGHQPDTKNLLPALASFKPTYLLAVPRVFEKVYNSAEQKAEAGGKGKIFRSAAQTAIEHSKLLQDGKKIPFLMKIKFALFDRLVYSKLRAAMGGRVEFAVSGSAPLGSRLGHFFHSLGITILEGYGLTETTAPATVNLAKKSKIGTVGPVLPGVGMRLADDGEIQVRGINVFREYWRNPEATAAAFDGDWFKTGDIGTFDEEGFLTITGRKKEIIVTAGGKNVAPAALEDPIRANPIVGQVVVVGDQKPFISALITLDPEMLPTWLGNNGLAADMPLADCAKNDAVRAEVQRAIDNANKSVSRAESIRKFVILADEWTEASGHLTPKMSIKRNVIMDDYAIAVEELYSVPVSTTNVSLS; encoded by the coding sequence GTGGTGCAATTCGAAGTCCCCGCGATCGTCCCTGCTGATCCGCAGGCGAACGTCACCGACCTGCTCGTCGAACGCGTGAAGGCGACCCCGGGGCTCGCCCTGTTCGCCGTCCCCGAGGGCGATGGATGGCGCGACATCACAGCCGCGGACTTCCACGCCCAGGTGGTCGCCCTCGCGAAGGGCTTCGCCGCGGCAGGGCTCGAGCCCGGCGACAAGGTCGGCTTCATCGCGCGCACCACCTACGAGTGGACACTCGTCGATTTCGCGCTCTTCTTCGCGGGTGCCGTCATGGTCCCGATCTACGAGACCAGTTCGCCCGCGCAGGTGGCGTGGAACCTCGCCGATTCGGGCGCCGTGGCGTGCATCGTGGAGTCCGCCGAGCACTCCGCGCGACTCGATGAGGTGCGCAGCGATCTGCCCCTCATCCGCTCGGTGTGGGCGATGCACAACGGCGACCTCGACACGCTCAGCGCACAGGGCGCGGGGGTGACGGATGCCGAGATCGAGCGGCGCCGAAACATCGCGAACGGCGCCGACATCGCGACCCTCATCTACACGTCCGGGTCGACGGGCCGGCCGAAGGGGTGCGTGCTCACGCACAGCAACTTCGTCGAGCTGACCCGCAACTCCGGCAAGGCGCTGAGCGAGGTCGTCGAGGTGCCGGGAGCATCCACCCTGCTGTTCATCACGACGGCGCACATCTTCGCGCGCTTCATCTCGATCCTCAACGTCGTCGGAGGCGTCAAGACCGGGCACCAGCCCGACACCAAGAACCTGCTGCCCGCGCTGGCCTCGTTCAAGCCGACGTACCTGCTCGCCGTGCCGCGCGTGTTCGAGAAGGTCTACAACTCCGCCGAGCAGAAGGCCGAGGCGGGAGGCAAGGGCAAGATCTTCCGCTCCGCCGCGCAGACCGCGATCGAGCACTCGAAGCTGCTGCAGGACGGCAAGAAGATCCCCTTCCTCATGAAGATCAAGTTCGCCCTGTTCGATCGGCTCGTGTACAGCAAGCTCCGCGCCGCGATGGGCGGGCGGGTCGAGTTCGCGGTGTCGGGATCCGCGCCGCTCGGCTCGCGGCTCGGCCACTTCTTCCACAGCCTCGGCATCACGATCCTCGAGGGCTATGGCCTCACCGAGACGACGGCGCCCGCGACGGTCAACCTCGCGAAGAAGTCGAAGATCGGCACCGTCGGTCCCGTGCTCCCCGGCGTGGGGATGCGTCTCGCCGATGACGGCGAGATCCAGGTGCGCGGCATCAATGTCTTCCGCGAGTACTGGCGCAACCCGGAGGCCACTGCGGCGGCGTTCGACGGCGACTGGTTCAAGACCGGTGACATCGGCACGTTCGACGAAGAGGGCTTCCTGACGATCACCGGCCGCAAGAAGGAGATCATCGTGACAGCGGGCGGCAAGAACGTCGCCCCCGCGGCCCTCGAAGACCCGATCCGCGCCAACCCGATCGTCGGCCAGGTGGTGGTCGTCGGCGACCAGAAGCCGTTCATCTCGGCGCTCATCACACTCGACCCCGAGATGCTGCCCACATGGCTCGGCAACAACGGCCTGGCGGCCGACATGCCGCTCGCCGACTGCGCGAAGAACGACGCCGTCCGCGCCGAGGTGCAGCGGGCGATCGACAACGCGAACAAGTCCGTGTCGCGCGCCGAATCCATCCGCAAGTTCGTGATCCTCGCGGATGAGTGGACGGAAGCGAGCGGTCACTTGACGCCGAAGATGAGCATCAAGCGGAACGTCATCATGGACGACTACGCCATCGCGGTCGAGGAGCTCTACAGCGTGCCGGTGAGCACGACGAACGTGTCGCTCTCGTAG